A single genomic interval of Litoreibacter ponti harbors:
- a CDS encoding DUF4386 domain-containing protein: MGRQISNSFAPATSAKTAAMGVGIAFLISVFIVTLVDDVLLANFVVPGDTSALAHDIEASPKMLVFASIGYLAVLILDSIIGLGLYVVLKPANRRLAALIGALRLLYAGALMIGVFALLFQMIDVYDYAAIKDVGYIFFASHIFLLGYVIFVSGYIPRLFGVLLIIASLTYAVFFIDIQLPEYALVLIMVTMAVAEGALFIWLLKKRNSLPVTCPRDITGTA, from the coding sequence ATGGGACGGCAAATATCAAATAGCTTCGCTCCTGCGACGTCCGCCAAAACGGCGGCGATGGGTGTTGGTATTGCGTTCTTGATATCAGTTTTTATCGTAACTCTGGTTGATGACGTCCTACTCGCCAATTTCGTTGTGCCTGGAGATACATCTGCTTTGGCACACGACATTGAGGCGAGTCCCAAAATGCTCGTGTTCGCCTCGATCGGTTACCTGGCCGTACTGATACTAGACTCCATCATTGGACTTGGTCTCTATGTTGTTCTCAAACCTGCAAATAGGAGGCTTGCAGCACTGATTGGTGCGCTCCGATTGCTATATGCGGGCGCATTGATGATCGGAGTTTTCGCGCTGCTTTTTCAGATGATCGACGTCTATGATTATGCAGCCATCAAGGACGTGGGCTATATTTTCTTCGCATCCCATATCTTTCTGCTGGGCTATGTGATTTTTGTTTCGGGATATATCCCAAGACTCTTTGGTGTTTTGCTTATTATCGCCTCCCTCACTTACGCAGTCTTCTTCATCGATATCCAATTGCCTGAATACGCCTTGGTACTAATCATGGTGACGATGGCGGTCGCAGAAGGTGCGCTGTTCATATGGCTCTTGAAGAAGAGAAACAGTCTACCTGTGACGTGTCCAAGAGACATAACCGGAACAGCTTAA
- a CDS encoding diacylglycerol kinase produces the protein MSFFAREWRRLKNRCIWSWAGLVAIWRGEPSFRFWSFMNACSAAVALVLPLSAEGRALIVALGVLVLAAEALNTGIEAAVDHTSSERSDLARYAKDAASAGVALTAVAAGLAWVFLIAGVVAGSPA, from the coding sequence TTGAGCTTTTTCGCCCGGGAGTGGCGGCGGCTGAAGAACCGCTGCATCTGGTCCTGGGCGGGGCTTGTCGCCATCTGGCGGGGTGAGCCGAGTTTTCGCTTCTGGAGCTTTATGAACGCCTGTTCAGCGGCGGTGGCCTTGGTGCTGCCCCTGAGCGCGGAGGGGCGCGCGCTGATCGTGGCTTTGGGCGTGCTGGTGCTGGCTGCGGAGGCGCTGAATACAGGGATCGAGGCCGCGGTGGACCATACCTCGTCAGAGCGTTCCGACCTTGCCCGCTACGCCAAGGACGCCGCGAGCGCGGGGGTGGCGCTGACGGCCGTTGCGGCGGGGCTGGCTTGGGTGTTCCTGATCGCGGGGGTCGTGGCAGGGTCTCCCGCCTGA
- a CDS encoding M48 family metallopeptidase yields MRILLPVIAAAALGACTVETTDTQPAQPAPTQTATPEPPRVSSRTAVANFRSVVRQVEPVAERECRARAPELNCDFKIVVDERTNQPPNAFQTLDRNGRPILGFTIALIADARNRDEIAFVMGHEAAHHIEKHLAQQQQSAVGGAIIGGIIAASVGLDVNTGQRVGGTVGARAYSKQNELEADALGTVIAKRAGYNPVRGAQFFTRIPDPGDRFLGTHPPNASRIETVRRVNAQL; encoded by the coding sequence ATGCGCATTCTGTTGCCCGTGATCGCCGCAGCCGCCCTTGGCGCCTGCACGGTCGAGACGACGGACACCCAACCCGCCCAACCGGCGCCGACGCAGACCGCCACGCCGGAGCCGCCGCGCGTCTCGTCGCGCACGGCCGTGGCCAACTTCCGCTCCGTCGTGCGCCAGGTCGAGCCCGTGGCCGAGCGCGAATGCCGCGCCCGCGCGCCCGAGCTGAACTGCGATTTCAAGATCGTGGTCGACGAGCGCACCAACCAACCACCCAATGCCTTCCAGACGCTTGATCGCAACGGCCGGCCCATTCTGGGCTTCACCATCGCGCTGATCGCGGACGCCCGGAACCGCGACGAAATTGCGTTTGTCATGGGCCACGAGGCCGCGCATCACATCGAGAAACACCTCGCCCAGCAGCAGCAATCCGCTGTGGGCGGTGCGATCATCGGCGGCATCATCGCGGCCTCGGTCGGGCTTGATGTCAACACCGGCCAGCGGGTCGGCGGCACCGTGGGCGCGCGGGCCTATTCCAAGCAAAACGAGCTGGAGGCGGATGCGCTGGGCACCGTGATCGCCAAGCGGGCGGGGTATAATCCGGTCCGCGGGGCGCAGTTCTTCACGCGCATCCCCGATCCCGGTGACCGCTTCCTTGGCACCCACCCGCCCAACGCGTCGCGCATCGAGACCGTGCGCCGGGTGAACGCGCAGCTTTGA
- a CDS encoding class II histone deacetylase — MRTGFFFDEKCFWHTGGNYALTLPVGGFVQPMANGFPDSPESKRRLKALLDVSGLGAQLQMRGAEAATWQDLARVHPESYLHKFKEMSDTGGGEIGLRTPFAQGGFEIAAQSAGLTKHALFSVLDGTLDNAYALSRPPGHHCMPDFPNGFCLFANIAIAVEAALADGLTDRVAVLDWDVHHGNGTEAVFYDRDDVLTISLHQERNYPLDTGDAEDRGVGAGEGYNMNIPLPPGGGHALYLEAMERLVIPALEEFRPDVIIVACGFDAAAVDPLSRMLATAETFRAMTAQVMEIAADLCDGRVMLSHEGGYSEVYVPFCGHHVMQQLSGSEIEVPDPLAEVFAQRQPSDRLAAMHSSFITDLEQFFF, encoded by the coding sequence ATGCGCACGGGCTTCTTCTTTGACGAGAAATGCTTTTGGCACACCGGCGGGAACTACGCGCTGACCTTGCCCGTGGGCGGCTTCGTGCAACCCATGGCCAACGGCTTCCCCGACAGCCCGGAGAGCAAGCGTCGGCTGAAAGCTCTGCTCGATGTGTCCGGGCTTGGCGCGCAATTGCAGATGCGCGGCGCCGAGGCCGCGACATGGCAGGATCTCGCGCGGGTGCATCCCGAGAGTTACTTGCACAAATTCAAGGAGATGTCGGATACGGGCGGCGGCGAGATCGGCCTGCGTACACCGTTTGCACAAGGCGGTTTCGAGATCGCCGCGCAGTCGGCAGGCCTGACCAAACACGCGCTGTTTTCGGTGCTCGACGGCACGCTCGACAATGCCTACGCGCTCTCGCGCCCGCCGGGACATCACTGCATGCCGGACTTTCCCAACGGCTTTTGCCTGTTCGCAAACATCGCCATCGCGGTGGAGGCCGCCCTTGCGGATGGGCTGACCGACCGGGTCGCCGTGCTTGACTGGGACGTGCACCACGGCAACGGGACCGAGGCGGTGTTCTACGACCGCGACGACGTGCTGACGATCTCGCTGCATCAGGAACGCAACTACCCGCTCGACACCGGTGACGCCGAGGATCGCGGAGTCGGCGCGGGCGAGGGCTACAACATGAATATCCCCCTGCCCCCCGGCGGCGGTCACGCGCTTTACCTCGAAGCGATGGAGCGGCTCGTCATCCCCGCGCTGGAGGAGTTCCGCCCCGACGTCATTATCGTGGCCTGCGGGTTTGATGCGGCCGCGGTCGATCCGCTCAGCCGAATGTTGGCCACCGCAGAGACCTTCCGTGCGATGACCGCGCAAGTGATGGAGATTGCCGCTGATCTGTGCGACGGGCGCGTGATGCTTTCACACGAGGGGGGATATTCCGAAGTGTACGTGCCGTTTTGCGGCCACCACGTCATGCAGCAGCTCTCCGGCAGCGAGATCGAGGTGCCGGACCCGCTCGCGGAGGTGTTCGCGCAGCGCCAGCCCTCCGATCGGCTCGCCGCGATGCACAGCAGCTTCATCACTGATCTCGAGCAGTTTTTCTTCTAG